The genomic window AATAAGAACTGGTTCTCATACCTGGTTAGATTATCTGTGGTTTGATGAATATCATTAGTTTCAAAGTTGAATAGTTTACAACCCAGTCCCTTATATTAAACATGATTATTTATGTCCATTTGTAATGTCAGTAGCTTTTATTTTCTACTGGGTTGTTTTATTGCATCGCAACCATCGAAATGATGTAAATAATGTGTTTCTATTTACACACTAGTCCAAACTTGTGTAATTCAACTGTGGCTTAATTAACACAGTAACTATGTGTCCAGAGGAAGGGAGTGTGCAGTTGTGATTTCCACCATTAAAGGTGAAACTCATTCTAAATAAACATATATTTCCAAGGAGGAAGTGTGTCTTTCTAGTGGTGGTGGGGGCTCTTAAAAGAGCCTTTGCTCAGTGTGGTTCAGTCTCAGGCTGGGCCTCTTTACTTCTTTTTCGGGGCTGCCTTCTTTGCTGGGCTCTTCTTGGCTGCTTTGGGCTTGGCTGCCTTCTTTGCGGGGGCTTTCTTGGCTGCGGGGGCCTTTTTGGCCGCCTTCTTGGGGCTCTTGGCCGCCTTCTTGGGGCTCTTGGCCGCCTTCTTGGCCGCTGCTGCGGGCTTCTTGGCCTTCTTCGGAGCCTTCTTGGCGGCTGGGGCCTTCTTGGCCGCCGCCGCCTTCTTGGGCTTCTTGGCGGCTGCGGGTTTCTTGGCGCCGGCCTTCTTGGCTTTAGGAGCGGCTTTCTTTGCGGGCTTCTTGGCCTCGGTCTTCTTGCTCATCTTGAACGAGCCGGAGGCCCCGGTCCCCTTGGTCTGGACCAGAGCCCCCTTCAGGACCAGTTTCTTGACCGCGGTCTTGACCCGGACCTTGTTCTTGTCCACATCGTATCCTCCGGCGGCCAGAGCCTTCTTCAGGGCGGCCAGAGACACGCCGCTCCGCTCCTTGGAGGCGGACACGGCTTTGAGGATCAGGTCCCCCACACTGGGTCCGGCCTTCTTGGCGGGTTTGGACGCCTTCTTCTTGGCGG from Sphaeramia orbicularis chromosome 1, fSphaOr1.1, whole genome shotgun sequence includes these protein-coding regions:
- the LOC115419209 gene encoding histone H1-like, which gives rise to MAEVAPAPAAAPARPAKKKASKPAKKAGPSVGDLILKAVSASKERSGVSLAALKKALAAGGYDVDKNKVRVKTAVKKLVLKGALVQTKGTGASGSFKMSKKTEAKKPAKKAAPKAKKAGAKKPAAAKKPKKAAAAKKAPAAKKAPKKAKKPAAAAKKAAKSPKKAAKSPKKAAKKAPAAKKAPAKKAAKPKAAKKSPAKKAAPKKK